The Kitasatospora paranensis genome has a window encoding:
- the thrC gene encoding threonine synthase: MNAVIAAGARTHQWRGLIEEYRDRLPVSDATPVVTLLEGGTPLVPAQVLSERTGCEVYLKVEGANPTGSFKDRGMTMAISKAKEEGAQAVICASTGNTSASAAAYAVRAGMVPAVLVPQGKIALGKMGQAIVHGARILQVEGNFDDCLTLARDLSDKYPVALVNSVNPVRIEGQKTAAFEIVDMLGDAPDIHILPVGNAGNITAYWRGYREYAADGLSTRKPQMWGFQAAGAAPIVDGAPVLKPETLATAIRIGNPASWDFAVAARDESGGLIDKVTDRQILSAYRLLASQEGVFVEPSSAAGVAGLLAKAEAGLVDPGQRIVCTVTGNGLKDPDWAVAGAPQRPDIVPVDAEAAAHRLGLLD, from the coding sequence ATGAACGCAGTGATCGCCGCAGGCGCGCGCACCCACCAGTGGCGCGGCCTCATCGAGGAGTACCGCGACCGGCTGCCGGTCAGCGACGCCACCCCCGTGGTCACCCTGCTGGAGGGCGGCACGCCGCTCGTCCCCGCGCAGGTGCTCTCCGAGCGGACCGGCTGCGAGGTCTACCTCAAGGTCGAGGGCGCCAACCCGACCGGCTCCTTCAAGGACCGCGGGATGACGATGGCCATCTCCAAGGCCAAGGAGGAGGGCGCCCAGGCCGTCATCTGCGCCTCCACCGGCAACACCTCGGCCTCCGCCGCCGCGTACGCGGTCCGCGCCGGAATGGTGCCGGCGGTGCTGGTGCCGCAGGGCAAGATCGCCCTCGGCAAGATGGGCCAGGCCATCGTGCACGGTGCCCGGATCCTCCAGGTCGAGGGCAACTTCGACGACTGCCTCACGCTCGCCCGCGACCTGTCCGACAAGTACCCGGTGGCGCTGGTCAACTCGGTGAACCCGGTGCGCATCGAGGGCCAGAAGACCGCCGCGTTCGAGATCGTCGACATGCTCGGCGACGCCCCCGACATCCACATCCTGCCGGTCGGCAACGCGGGCAACATCACCGCCTACTGGCGGGGCTACCGCGAGTACGCCGCCGACGGCCTGTCCACGCGCAAGCCGCAGATGTGGGGATTCCAGGCGGCCGGTGCGGCCCCGATCGTGGACGGCGCCCCGGTGCTCAAGCCGGAGACGCTGGCGACCGCGATCCGGATCGGCAACCCCGCCTCGTGGGACTTCGCGGTCGCCGCGCGGGACGAGTCGGGCGGTCTCATCGACAAGGTGACCGACCGTCAAATCCTGTCCGCCTACCGCCTGCTGGCCTCGCAGGAGGGCGTCTTCGTGGAGCCGTCCTCGGCGGCCGGCGTGGCCGGCCTGCTGGCCAAGGCGGAGGCCGGCCTGGTCGACCCGGGTCAGCGGATCGTCTGCACCGTCACCGGCAACGGCCTGAAGGACCCGGACTGGGCGGTGGCCGGCGCCCCGCAGCGCCCCGACATCGTCCCGGTCGACGCGGAGGCCGCCGCGCACCGTCTCGGCCTGCTCGACTGA
- the thrB gene encoding homoserine kinase has translation MAGPAFRAAAVRVRVPATSANLGPGFDAFGLALGLYDDIVVRVADSGLTVDIAGEGADTLARDERHLVVRSMRAAFDRLGGQPRGLEVVCANRIPHGRGLGSSSAAICAGIVAARAVTIGGATALDDDALLALASEIEGHPDNVAACLRGNFTVAWTAEDGARTIVLDPSEQVVPVVFVPATEVLTETARGLLPKTVPLADAAVNAGRAALMVEALTRRPELLLTATEDRLHQDYRASAMPDSAALVAALRSHGVPAVISGAGPTVLALTDEASADKVRQLAGPEFAAHRLRLDRTGASVLPLDG, from the coding sequence ATGGCCGGTCCTGCGTTCCGTGCCGCCGCCGTCCGGGTGCGAGTCCCCGCGACCAGCGCCAACCTCGGCCCCGGCTTCGACGCCTTCGGACTCGCCCTGGGCCTGTACGACGACATCGTCGTCCGGGTCGCCGACTCCGGGCTCACCGTGGACATCGCCGGCGAGGGTGCCGACACCCTCGCCCGGGACGAGCGCCACCTGGTGGTCCGCTCCATGCGGGCCGCCTTCGACCGGCTCGGCGGCCAGCCGCGCGGCCTGGAGGTCGTCTGCGCCAACCGGATACCGCACGGCCGCGGCCTCGGCTCGTCCTCGGCCGCGATCTGCGCGGGCATCGTGGCCGCCCGGGCGGTCACCATCGGCGGCGCCACCGCGCTCGACGACGACGCCCTGCTCGCCCTCGCCTCCGAGATCGAGGGCCACCCCGACAACGTCGCCGCCTGTCTGCGCGGCAACTTCACGGTGGCGTGGACGGCCGAGGACGGCGCCCGCACCATCGTGCTCGACCCGTCCGAGCAGGTCGTCCCGGTCGTCTTCGTCCCGGCCACCGAGGTGCTCACGGAGACCGCCCGCGGCCTGCTGCCGAAGACCGTCCCGCTGGCCGACGCCGCCGTCAACGCCGGCCGTGCCGCGCTGATGGTCGAGGCCCTCACCCGCCGCCCCGAGCTGCTGCTCACCGCGACCGAGGACCGGCTCCACCAGGACTACCGCGCCTCGGCGATGCCCGACAGCGCCGCGCTGGTCGCCGCACTGCGCTCGCACGGCGTCCCGGCCGTCATCTCCGGCGCCGGCCCGACGGTGCTGGCGCTCACCGACGAGGCGTCCGCCGACAAGGTCCGGCAGCTCGCCGGACCGGAATTCGCCGCCCACCGGCTCCGACTGGACCGCACCGGTGCCAGCGTGCTGCCGCTGGACGGCTGA
- the rho gene encoding transcription termination factor Rho: MSDTTDLMGARPDADASDAAAAPAAPAKRRRSAAAGLDGLVLAELQKLATGLGISGTGRMRKSQLIEAIKEKNGGDPLLAGGSAPAPAAKRAAAKAAPAEEAPAAAEKPARRTRATATAAAAEAPAEAQAQIEIPVQAAAETAAPARAERTRRRATSAAGAPVAEAADAAGTVVAEAKADSKTAEPRGFEGGERTERRDRRDRRDRREGGERTETAEAQDADGRESRRDRRNRRDRDRTDRQGGQGGQGQQQTGTQQDAGQAGRQSQPAGQQQQAGGAYDDDEFGDGRRGRRGRYRDRRGRGSRREGFEGAAPEPQIGEDDVLIPVAGILDILDNYAFVRTSGYLPGQNDVYVSLAQVRKHGLRKGDAITGAVRQPRDGERREKFNAMVRLDSVNGMDPDGGRNRPEFGKLTPLYPQERLRLETDPGILTTRIIDLVSPIGKGQRGLIVAPPKTGKTMIMQAIANAITHNNPECHLMVVLVDERPEEVTDMQRSVKGEVISSTFDRPAEDHTTVAELAIERAKRLVELGHDVVILLDSITRLGRAYNLAAPASGRILSGGVDSTALYPPKKFFGAARNIENGGSLTILATALVETGSRADEVVFEEFKGTGNMELKLDRKLSDKRIFPAVDVDASSTRKEEILLGNEELAIVWKLRRVLHALDQQQAIELLLDRMKKTGSNAEFLMQIAKTAPGSGD, encoded by the coding sequence GTGAGCGACACCACCGATCTGATGGGCGCGCGCCCGGACGCCGATGCGTCGGACGCAGCCGCCGCCCCCGCGGCGCCGGCCAAGCGCCGTCGCAGCGCCGCCGCCGGCCTCGACGGCCTCGTCCTGGCCGAGCTCCAGAAGCTCGCCACGGGGCTGGGCATCAGCGGTACCGGACGGATGCGCAAGAGCCAGCTCATCGAGGCGATCAAGGAGAAGAACGGCGGCGACCCGCTGCTCGCCGGCGGCTCCGCGCCCGCCCCGGCCGCCAAGCGCGCCGCGGCCAAGGCCGCGCCCGCCGAGGAGGCACCCGCCGCCGCGGAGAAGCCCGCCCGCCGCACCCGCGCCACGGCCACCGCCGCCGCCGCCGAGGCTCCGGCCGAGGCGCAGGCCCAGATCGAGATCCCGGTCCAGGCCGCCGCCGAGACCGCCGCTCCGGCCCGTGCCGAGCGCACCCGCCGCCGCGCCACCTCGGCCGCCGGCGCACCCGTCGCCGAGGCCGCGGACGCGGCCGGCACCGTGGTCGCCGAGGCCAAGGCCGACAGCAAGACCGCCGAGCCGCGCGGCTTCGAGGGTGGCGAGCGCACCGAGCGCCGCGACCGGCGGGACCGCCGCGACCGCCGCGAGGGCGGCGAGCGCACCGAGACCGCCGAGGCGCAGGACGCGGACGGCCGCGAGTCGCGCCGCGACCGCCGCAACCGCCGCGACCGCGACCGCACCGACCGCCAGGGCGGTCAGGGCGGCCAGGGCCAGCAGCAGACCGGCACCCAGCAGGACGCCGGCCAGGCCGGCCGTCAGAGCCAGCCCGCCGGGCAGCAGCAGCAGGCCGGCGGCGCCTACGACGACGACGAGTTCGGCGACGGCCGCCGCGGCCGCCGGGGCCGTTACCGCGACCGCCGCGGGCGTGGCAGCCGCCGTGAGGGCTTCGAGGGCGCGGCTCCGGAGCCGCAGATCGGCGAGGACGACGTCCTGATCCCCGTCGCGGGCATCCTCGACATCCTCGACAACTACGCGTTCGTCCGGACGTCCGGCTACCTGCCGGGCCAGAACGACGTCTACGTCTCGCTCGCCCAGGTCCGCAAGCACGGCCTGCGCAAGGGTGACGCCATCACCGGTGCGGTGCGCCAGCCCCGCGACGGCGAGCGCCGCGAGAAGTTCAACGCCATGGTGCGGCTGGACTCCGTCAACGGCATGGACCCGGACGGCGGCCGCAACCGCCCCGAGTTCGGCAAGCTCACCCCGCTGTACCCGCAGGAGCGCCTGCGCCTGGAGACCGACCCGGGCATCCTGACCACGCGGATCATCGACCTCGTGTCGCCGATCGGCAAGGGCCAGCGCGGTCTGATCGTCGCCCCGCCGAAGACCGGCAAGACGATGATCATGCAGGCGATCGCCAACGCGATCACCCACAACAACCCCGAGTGCCACCTGATGGTCGTCCTGGTCGACGAGCGTCCGGAAGAGGTCACCGACATGCAGCGCTCGGTCAAGGGCGAGGTCATCTCCTCGACCTTCGACCGGCCGGCCGAGGACCACACCACCGTCGCCGAGCTCGCCATCGAGCGTGCCAAGCGCCTGGTGGAGCTGGGCCACGACGTGGTGATCCTGCTGGACTCCATCACCCGTCTGGGCCGTGCCTACAACCTGGCCGCGCCCGCCTCCGGCCGCATCCTGTCCGGTGGTGTCGACTCGACCGCGCTCTACCCGCCGAAGAAGTTCTTCGGCGCCGCGCGCAACATCGAGAACGGCGGCTCGCTCACCATCCTCGCCACCGCCCTGGTGGAGACCGGCTCCCGCGCCGACGAGGTGGTGTTCGAGGAGTTCAAGGGCACCGGCAACATGGAGCTCAAGCTCGACCGCAAGCTCTCCGACAAGCGGATCTTCCCGGCGGTGGACGTCGACGCGTCCTCCACCCGCAAGGAGGAGATCCTGCTCGGCAACGAGGAGCTCGCGATCGTCTGGAAGCTCCGCCGGGTGCTGCACGCCCTGGACCAGCAGCAGGCCATCGAGCTGCTGCTGGACCGCATGAAGAAGACCGGCAGCAACGCCGAGTTCCTCATGCAGATCGCCAAGACGGCGCCGGGCTCCGGCGACTGA
- a CDS encoding LCP family protein: MSDRRTNRTNRSRHRGLRIALYALAGLLLLGAGAAGYAYWRLNGNIRSVDIDAQLGTGRPPASTGGAFNVLVLGSDSRAGSNGSLAGGDTGDSARSDTAMVVHIDHDHAHASVVSIPRDTLVSRPACTAPDGTAVPAARSVMYNSAFEVGGPACAVKTTEQLTGMRMDHYVQVDFAGFASMIDSIGGVDVTTTVPISDQDSGLRLPAGTHHLGGAQALAFVRTRHAIGNGSDLGRIELQKQMVKSIMRQVGSIGLTANPARMWSVADKLTRSMTTDSDLASVSSLVGLANTIKAVGPDQMTMVTLPVVTAPSDPNRVVPQKAQAAALWTALQADQPVPQSVLSEQPTNPADGGASPSAARAAGHG; the protein is encoded by the coding sequence ATGTCCGATCGGCGTACGAACCGCACGAACCGCAGCCGCCACCGCGGCCTGCGCATCGCGCTGTACGCCCTGGCCGGACTGCTCCTGCTGGGGGCCGGTGCGGCCGGGTACGCGTACTGGCGGCTGAACGGCAACATCCGCAGCGTGGACATCGACGCCCAGCTGGGCACCGGGCGGCCGCCCGCCTCCACCGGCGGCGCCTTCAACGTGCTGGTGCTCGGCTCGGACTCCCGGGCGGGCTCCAACGGCTCGCTGGCGGGCGGCGACACCGGCGACAGTGCCCGCTCGGACACCGCGATGGTGGTGCACATCGACCACGACCACGCCCACGCGTCGGTGGTCAGCATCCCCCGCGACACGCTGGTCTCCCGGCCCGCCTGCACCGCCCCGGACGGCACCGCCGTGCCCGCGGCCCGCAGCGTGATGTACAACTCGGCGTTCGAGGTCGGCGGGCCGGCCTGCGCGGTGAAGACCACCGAGCAGCTCACCGGGATGCGGATGGACCACTACGTCCAGGTCGACTTCGCCGGCTTCGCCTCGATGATCGACTCCATCGGAGGCGTCGACGTCACCACCACCGTCCCCATCTCCGACCAGGACAGCGGGCTGCGGCTGCCGGCCGGGACGCATCACCTCGGCGGCGCCCAGGCCCTGGCCTTCGTCCGCACCCGGCACGCCATCGGCAACGGCAGCGACCTCGGCCGGATCGAGCTGCAGAAGCAGATGGTGAAGTCGATCATGCGGCAGGTCGGATCGATCGGCCTGACCGCCAACCCGGCCCGCATGTGGTCGGTCGCCGACAAGCTCACCCGGTCGATGACCACCGACTCCGACCTCGCCTCGGTCAGCTCGCTCGTCGGCCTGGCCAACACCATCAAGGCGGTCGGCCCGGACCAGATGACGATGGTCACCCTGCCGGTGGTCACCGCCCCCTCCGACCCCAACCGGGTGGTGCCGCAGAAGGCCCAGGCGGCCGCGCTGTGGACGGCCCTGCAGGCCGATCAGCCGGTGCCGCAGTCCGTCCTGTCGGAGCAGCCCACCAACCCGGCCGACGGCGGCGCCTCGCCCTCCGCGGCGCGCGCCGCCGGTCACGGGTGA